In Wolinella succinogenes DSM 1740, a single genomic region encodes these proteins:
- the cas1 gene encoding type II CRISPR-associated endonuclease Cas1: MAAWRTVVIATSCHLRVRDRQLVIESREGERTQLPLADIGVVIVENPQVTLSAALLSALAQEGTALMSCDSSHLPDGVFAPFGTHSRHTRAARVQAVWSEPFKKRCWQKIVRAKVSSQAEVLRRVGAEDAARRLENLVGKVTSGDTTGVEAQAAQVYWRSLFVNFKRWDGGLDARNGGLNYGYAVLRGALGRAIAGAGLIPAFGLHHAGELNSFNLADDLIEPFRPFVDLLVWGLFLERTGDDPLTREERMRIAQILGESCIMTERYETLLSATQIIARSLVSAGEQKESRRLILPWMGEDDVQGEVYEADGDV, from the coding sequence ATGGCGGCATGGCGGACGGTGGTGATCGCGACTTCTTGTCACTTGCGCGTGCGTGATCGGCAGTTGGTTATCGAGTCGAGAGAGGGGGAGAGGACGCAGTTGCCGCTTGCCGATATAGGTGTGGTGATCGTCGAAAACCCTCAAGTGACACTATCGGCAGCACTCCTTTCGGCACTGGCACAGGAGGGGACGGCGCTCATGTCTTGTGACAGCTCCCATCTTCCTGATGGTGTGTTCGCTCCTTTTGGGACGCACAGCCGTCATACGCGTGCCGCGCGGGTGCAGGCAGTATGGAGTGAGCCGTTCAAAAAGCGCTGCTGGCAAAAGATCGTCCGTGCCAAGGTTTCCTCTCAGGCGGAGGTGCTGCGTCGGGTTGGGGCGGAGGATGCTGCCCGTAGGCTGGAAAATCTCGTCGGCAAAGTCACTTCTGGAGATACTACTGGGGTAGAGGCACAGGCGGCGCAGGTCTATTGGCGCTCACTTTTTGTCAATTTCAAGCGATGGGATGGTGGACTGGATGCACGAAATGGCGGCCTCAATTACGGCTATGCCGTGTTGCGCGGAGCATTGGGGCGCGCTATTGCTGGAGCTGGGTTGATCCCGGCATTTGGATTGCATCACGCTGGAGAGCTAAACAGTTTTAATCTTGCGGATGATCTGATAGAACCGTTTCGTCCTTTTGTCGACTTGCTCGTATGGGGGCTCTTTCTCGAGCGCACGGGCGATGACCCGCTGACGCGAGAAGAGCGTATGCGGATCGCACAGATACTAGGCGAGAGCTGTATCATGACTGAGCGATATGAGACGCTTTTGTCGGCGACACAGATTATTGCACGGTCTTTGGTGAGTGCAGGAGAACAGAAGGAGAGCAGGCGGCTGATTTTGCCATGGATGGGTGAAGATGATGTACAAGGTGAAGTTTATGAGGCTGATGGTGATGTTTGA
- a CDS encoding N-6 DNA methylase, whose translation MRELLQMFDYIKRYHSDIFESLALALQFFIFKLEQKEALLEFVSLHHRRKEFRPLYEYDLKELMGEELYTRADPNLNVGKILKTIAETPLTPEIIEQFIHTITIKRTLNKLYVYSTPQEVNELIISLLDIAPKDEVYNPCYGMGTLFLSLSKRSKTIRLFGEELDGRLAKIAKLMARVGGIQEMHLFVNDILKKPVFKNEKGFRQFDKIVCNPPFSAHLGIEYLKNDERFSRYGILAKSSPELVFLTHALMHLKQRGVFIVRNQTLQKSFLEEKLRERMVEDRVIEAIIELPKNIFPHQSHDFSILVLAAHSDSILHIDATSERFWQKDGKYNRLIGIEEILALYRQKRESEYSKLTPIEEIDIHDLRAQNYLRFCALKPQKTLSLASLKPLIFRGQRVYGGSKDVPLEYLDIGIQDFAPYCFTDHRGTLRSSGDREKILRYALKPYDILLPLRGSSPKVTLLGEGYRDKLAIANAGIIVIRLPQKEKAIALYLYLFSKEGQKLVSGLYESSAASIITPENLLELALPASFEHDSSKRFATLERLAKEIASLEEEIDRIR comes from the coding sequence GCGCTATCACTCCGATATCTTTGAGAGTCTCGCCCTCGCCTTGCAGTTTTTCATCTTTAAACTAGAGCAAAAAGAGGCACTCCTAGAGTTTGTGTCACTTCACCATCGGCGCAAAGAGTTTCGCCCTCTCTATGAATACGACCTCAAAGAGCTCATGGGCGAGGAGCTCTACACTAGGGCCGACCCCAATCTCAATGTCGGCAAGATTCTCAAAACCATCGCCGAAACGCCTCTCACCCCTGAAATCATCGAACAATTCATCCACACCATCACCATCAAGCGCACGCTCAATAAGCTCTATGTCTATTCCACCCCGCAAGAGGTGAATGAGCTCATCATTTCTCTGCTCGATATTGCGCCCAAAGATGAAGTCTATAACCCCTGTTATGGCATGGGAACGCTCTTTTTGAGTCTCAGTAAACGCTCCAAAACAATCCGGCTCTTTGGCGAAGAGCTCGATGGAAGACTCGCCAAAATCGCCAAACTCATGGCACGCGTAGGGGGAATCCAAGAGATGCACCTCTTTGTCAATGACATCCTCAAGAAACCCGTATTCAAAAACGAAAAGGGGTTTAGGCAGTTTGACAAAATCGTCTGCAATCCCCCCTTCTCAGCACACTTAGGAATCGAATACCTCAAAAATGATGAGCGATTCTCCCGCTATGGAATCCTCGCTAAGAGCTCTCCAGAGCTTGTTTTTCTAACTCATGCCCTCATGCACCTCAAACAAAGAGGGGTCTTTATCGTGCGCAATCAGACACTTCAAAAATCTTTTCTCGAAGAAAAACTACGCGAAAGAATGGTTGAGGATCGGGTGATTGAGGCGATCATTGAACTCCCTAAAAATATTTTCCCCCATCAGAGTCATGACTTCTCCATCCTTGTCCTCGCGGCGCATAGCGATTCGATTCTTCATATCGATGCCACTTCGGAGCGCTTTTGGCAAAAAGATGGCAAATACAATCGCCTCATAGGAATCGAAGAGATTCTCGCCCTCTATAGGCAAAAACGCGAAAGCGAATACTCTAAACTCACCCCCATCGAAGAGATCGATATTCACGATCTAAGGGCGCAAAACTATCTTCGATTCTGTGCGCTCAAACCTCAAAAAACCCTCTCGCTCGCCTCGCTCAAGCCTCTCATCTTTCGAGGACAGCGCGTCTATGGCGGCAGCAAGGATGTGCCACTTGAATACCTTGATATCGGAATCCAAGACTTCGCCCCCTACTGCTTCACCGACCATCGGGGTACCTTGCGAAGCAGCGGCGATAGAGAAAAAATCCTCCGTTATGCACTCAAACCCTATGATATCCTCCTGCCTCTTCGGGGAAGCTCGCCCAAAGTGACCCTCTTGGGTGAGGGCTACCGCGACAAGCTCGCCATCGCCAACGCGGGAATCATCGTGATTCGCCTCCCTCAAAAAGAGAAAGCGATCGCACTCTACCTCTATCTCTTCTCCAAGGAGGGGCAAAAGCTCGTCTCTGGACTCTACGAATCAAGCGCAGCAAGCATCATCACTCCTGAGAATCTCCTAGAGCTCGCCCTACCCGCAAGTTTTGAGCATGATTCCTCAAAGCGATTTGCCACGCTGGAGCGCCTCGCCAAAGAGATCGCCTCTTTGGAAGAGGAGATTGATCGCATTCGATAA
- the cas2 gene encoding CRISPR-associated endonuclease Cas2: protein MRLMVMFDLPTGTKKERKAYTLFRKFLIKEGFEMMQFSVYVRICRGADMALAYEDRIRRNIPPKGHVRSLVLTNSQYERMHILLGGPKSQEKIGAKQLVLF from the coding sequence ATGAGGCTGATGGTGATGTTTGACCTGCCGACGGGGACAAAAAAGGAGCGCAAAGCCTACACACTCTTTCGAAAGTTTCTAATCAAGGAGGGCTTTGAGATGATGCAGTTTTCGGTCTATGTGAGGATATGCCGTGGGGCAGATATGGCGCTGGCTTATGAGGATCGCATCCGCCGAAACATCCCACCAAAAGGCCATGTGCGTAGCCTTGTGTTGACAAATAGTCAATATGAACGGATGCATATCCTCCTTGGAGGGCCAAAATCCCAAGAAAAAATCGGGGCAAAACAGCTTGTATTGTTCTGA
- the cas9 gene encoding type II CRISPR RNA-guided endonuclease Cas9 (Cas9, originally named Csn1, is the large, multifunctional signature protein of type II CRISPR/Cas systems. It is well known even to general audiences because its RNA-guided endonuclease activity has made it a popular tool for custom editing of eukaryotic genomes.), whose protein sequence is MIERILGVDLGISSLGWAIVEYDKDDEAANRIIDCGVRLFTAAETPKKKESPNKARREARGIRRVLNRRRVRMNMIKKLFLRAGLIQDVDLDGEGGMFYSKANRADVWELRHDGLYRLLKGDELARVLIHIAKHRGYKFIGDDEADEESGKVKKAGVVLRQNFEAAGCRTVGEWLWRERGANGKKRNKHGDYEISIHRDLLVEEVEAIFVAQQEMRSTIATDALKAAYREIAFFVRPMQRIEKMVGHCTYFPEERRAPKSAPTAEKFIAISKFFSTVIIDNEGWEQKIIERKTLEELLDFAVSREKVEFRHLRKFLDLSDNEIFKGLHYKGKPKTAKKREATLFDPNEPTELEFDKVEAEKKAWISLRGAAKLREALGNEFYGRFVALGKHADEATKILTYYKDEGQKRRELTKLPLEAEMVERLVKIGFSDFLKLSLKAIRDILPAMESGARYDEAVLMLGVPHKEKSAILPPLNKTDIDILNPTVIRAFAQFRKVANALVRKYGAFDRVHFELAREINTKGEIEDIKESQRKNEKERKEAADWIAETSFQVPLTRKNILKKRLYIQQDGRCAYTGDVIELERLFDEGYCEIDHILPRSRSADDSFANKVLCLARANQQKTDRTPYEWFGHDAARWNAFETRTSAPSNRVRTGKGKIDRLLKKNFDENSEMAFKDRNLNDTRYMARAIKTYCEQYWVFKNSHTKAPVQVRSGKLTSVLRYQWGLESKDRESHTHHAVDAIIIAFSTQGMVQKLSEYYRFKETHREKERPKLAVPLANFRDAVEEATRIENTETVKEGVEVKRLLISRPPRARVTGQAHEQTAKPYPRIKQVKNKKKWRLAPIDEEKFESFKADRVASANQKNFYETSTIPRVDVYHKKGKFHLVPIYLHEMVLNELPNLSLGTNPEAMDENFFKFSIFKDDLISIQTQGTPKKPAKIIMGYFKNMHGANMVLSSINNSPCEGFTCTPVSMDKKHKDKCKLCPEENRIAGRCLQGFLDYWSQEGLRPPRKEFECDQGVKFALDVKKYQIDPLGYYYEVKQEKRLGTIPQMRSAKKLVKK, encoded by the coding sequence ATGATTGAACGGATTTTAGGGGTAGACTTGGGGATTAGCTCATTAGGATGGGCGATTGTTGAGTATGACAAAGACGATGAAGCGGCAAATCGTATCATTGATTGTGGAGTGAGACTTTTTACCGCTGCAGAAACCCCCAAAAAAAAAGAGAGCCCCAACAAAGCACGGCGTGAGGCGCGTGGCATTCGTCGCGTCCTCAATCGCCGTCGCGTGCGAATGAATATGATCAAAAAACTTTTTTTGAGGGCAGGACTGATTCAAGATGTTGATTTGGATGGCGAGGGCGGAATGTTTTATAGCAAAGCCAACAGGGCCGATGTGTGGGAGTTGCGCCATGACGGGCTTTACCGTCTTTTGAAAGGGGATGAGTTGGCGCGGGTGTTGATTCATATCGCCAAGCATCGCGGGTATAAATTTATCGGGGACGATGAAGCCGATGAAGAGAGCGGTAAAGTCAAAAAAGCAGGTGTTGTCTTGCGGCAAAACTTTGAAGCGGCAGGGTGTCGTACGGTCGGCGAATGGCTCTGGCGAGAGCGAGGAGCAAACGGCAAAAAACGCAATAAGCATGGAGACTACGAAATCTCCATTCATCGTGACTTGCTTGTTGAAGAAGTTGAAGCGATTTTTGTAGCACAGCAGGAGATGAGAAGCACTATAGCGACCGATGCACTTAAAGCTGCCTATCGGGAGATCGCTTTTTTTGTGCGTCCGATGCAGAGAATCGAAAAGATGGTGGGGCATTGCACCTATTTCCCGGAAGAGAGGCGTGCGCCCAAGTCTGCACCGACGGCAGAGAAGTTTATCGCGATAAGCAAGTTCTTTTCAACGGTTATCATCGACAACGAGGGCTGGGAGCAAAAAATCATCGAACGCAAGACGCTTGAAGAGTTGCTTGATTTTGCGGTTAGCAGAGAAAAGGTCGAGTTTAGGCATTTACGGAAGTTTTTGGATTTAAGCGACAATGAAATTTTCAAAGGGTTGCATTACAAAGGCAAACCCAAAACAGCCAAAAAAAGAGAAGCGACGCTTTTTGATCCTAATGAACCCACAGAGTTGGAGTTTGACAAAGTCGAAGCCGAAAAAAAGGCATGGATAAGTCTCAGGGGAGCTGCTAAACTAAGGGAGGCTCTAGGCAATGAGTTTTATGGTCGATTTGTCGCATTAGGCAAGCATGCTGACGAAGCGACCAAGATACTGACCTATTACAAAGACGAAGGACAAAAGCGTCGCGAACTTACAAAATTGCCGCTTGAGGCCGAGATGGTGGAACGGTTAGTTAAAATCGGCTTTAGTGATTTTTTGAAGCTTTCGCTTAAGGCTATCCGAGATATCTTGCCCGCGATGGAAAGTGGTGCCCGCTATGATGAAGCAGTGCTGATGCTTGGCGTGCCTCATAAGGAAAAATCGGCAATTTTGCCGCCGCTCAATAAGACGGATATTGACATACTCAACCCTACGGTTATCCGCGCATTTGCGCAGTTTCGCAAAGTCGCCAATGCGCTTGTGCGCAAATATGGAGCTTTTGATAGGGTGCATTTCGAACTGGCGCGCGAAATCAATACCAAGGGCGAAATCGAAGATATCAAAGAGAGTCAGCGCAAAAATGAAAAAGAGCGCAAAGAGGCTGCGGACTGGATTGCCGAAACTAGTTTTCAAGTGCCCCTCACGCGCAAAAATATCCTCAAAAAACGACTCTATATTCAACAGGATGGTCGGTGTGCTTATACGGGTGATGTGATCGAATTAGAGAGGCTGTTTGACGAGGGGTATTGCGAGATTGATCATATTTTGCCACGCAGTCGAAGTGCGGATGACAGTTTTGCCAACAAAGTCCTCTGTTTGGCCAGGGCCAATCAGCAGAAGACAGACCGGACGCCCTATGAGTGGTTTGGGCATGATGCGGCGCGATGGAATGCTTTTGAGACAAGGACCAGCGCCCCGTCAAATCGTGTGCGTACGGGCAAGGGGAAAATTGATCGCTTGCTGAAAAAAAACTTTGATGAAAATAGTGAAATGGCCTTCAAGGATCGTAATCTCAACGATACTCGCTATATGGCGCGCGCGATCAAAACCTACTGTGAGCAGTATTGGGTTTTTAAAAATTCCCACACTAAAGCCCCTGTGCAAGTACGCAGTGGCAAGCTGACAAGCGTTTTGCGCTATCAATGGGGGCTAGAGAGCAAGGATCGCGAAAGCCATACGCATCACGCCGTCGATGCAATCATCATCGCGTTTAGTACGCAGGGAATGGTCCAAAAACTCTCAGAGTACTATCGCTTCAAGGAGACGCACCGCGAAAAGGAGCGACCGAAGCTTGCCGTTCCGCTGGCAAACTTCCGCGACGCGGTAGAAGAGGCAACGCGCATAGAGAACACGGAGACGGTCAAAGAGGGCGTCGAAGTCAAACGACTGCTGATCAGCCGCCCGCCGCGTGCCAGAGTGACCGGGCAGGCTCATGAGCAGACCGCCAAGCCCTATCCGAGGATCAAACAAGTCAAAAACAAGAAAAAGTGGAGATTGGCTCCTATTGATGAGGAGAAATTTGAATCATTCAAGGCAGATCGCGTTGCAAGTGCCAATCAAAAAAATTTCTACGAAACGAGTACAATTCCGCGAGTCGATGTCTATCATAAAAAAGGAAAATTTCATCTAGTGCCGATCTATCTTCATGAAATGGTTTTGAATGAATTGCCAAATCTTTCTCTTGGTACAAATCCTGAAGCCATGGATGAAAATTTTTTCAAGTTTTCTATTTTTAAAGATGATTTAATTTCTATACAAACACAAGGGACGCCAAAAAAACCTGCAAAAATCATCATGGGGTATTTTAAAAATATGCATGGTGCCAATATGGTTTTGTCATCAATCAATAACAGTCCATGTGAGGGCTTTACATGCACTCCAGTCAGTATGGATAAAAAGCACAAGGACAAATGTAAGCTGTGTCCTGAAGAGAATCGAATTGCGGGGCGATGTCTTCAAGGGTTTTTGGACTATTGGAGTCAGGAGGGCCTAAGACCTCCTCGAAAAGAGTTTGAGTGTGATCAAGGAGTAAAATTTGCGTTAGATGTTAAAAAATACCAGATTGATCCCTTGGGTTATTATTACGAAGTCAAGCAGGAAAAGCGCTTGGGGACAATTCCACAGATGCGTTCAGCTAAAAAATTGGTCAAGAAGTAG